A single genomic interval of Eurosta solidaginis isolate ZX-2024a chromosome 3, ASM4086904v1, whole genome shotgun sequence harbors:
- the LOC137245930 gene encoding uncharacterized protein — protein MEADINQANEEKYVSAVKYFLDGSTIKNLERIFSRELCMAYNTDGNFGKKGLRNNKNIFRVILAAISDNCPNAEKELRMALQAVKKRHFRVVSSQKKKQ, from the exons ATGGAAGCTGATATAAATCAAGCTAATGAGGAGAAATAC GTATCTGCTGTGAAATATTTCCTCGATGGGAGCactattaaaaatttagaacggATATTTTCCCGTGAACTGTGCATGGCATACAACACAGATGGAAACTTCGGCAAAAAAGGTCTAAggaataacaaaaatatatttagaGTTATTTTAG CTGCAATAAGTGATAATTGCCCAAACGCGGAAAAAGAATTGCGAATGGCACTCCAAGCAGTGAAAAAACGTCACTTTCGAGTCGTGTCCAGCCAAAAAAAGAAGCagtaa